The nucleotide sequence ggagaaaggaagtgaaaaatggaagaaggaaaggagcagggggagaaagagagacTGAGAATAGACAGATTACACCAGAGCTTGTAGTGTTGGGGTGCTTTGCCCAGAAGCTCTAAGTTTGAGGTTTTTATCCTTGCAGTTAATTTTTCACTAAGCTGTTTGCGcctaattaaattaatatttacctTCAAGTAGTTAAACTAAACTGTTGCGTATCTGAGAAATAGAATTTATGTGTTTTGAGGGTTTGTGTCTAGCCATTTATAGTGTTTTAGGAGAATTCTGTTGTGACAAAGCAAGCCAAAATCCAAAATTATGAAGTTGGATGATTTTTCAAGTCTCAGGATTAACTAAATAAAAGTGTAtcttaattaaatgaaaattaattggaAGACTGTCGCCCTGAACTTGGAGTGTCAGTGGTCATTACCTAATTTCTGAAGAGATGTAAGACACATTCCCCAGTTTCTTGCACCCTTTAATGCAATTTACGTAGTAGTTTCTAGCAGATAATTTATTAAGTAGGTTCTTATTCCTGCCTGCTGTGAGACGTTGTGCTCTTATTTAAGCTTCTCAAAGATAATAAGAgttgtgtgctttttttaagTGATACTATAGTTTGTTTAGCAAGCTGTGGGTCAAAGCAAAGGTTTAACAAGGTATataaaaaaagtgcatttacCGTTTTagatttgcttttaattatgtTCCGTGAATACATATGACAGTTACAAAAGTTACCTTTGGAGTTTGGCAACTGGCTTTCCAGAGTAACTGCTTTGCACCTGGCAAACGTTCTCAAAACCAAactaaataaggaaaaattgAACAGAACCTATTAATGTGTCAGCAGGCCAAAAATTTAGGGGAAATGTTCTGACTGGGATTTCAAATGAATAGAAacaattgaaatattttcagtggcaGTTTCTAACACTGTAAATGAAGGCGTGGCAATTTCATGAGTTGAAATTTCAAACAAGTGCACATTTAAGAAGACCTTTGAACAGTTGACTCATTTAAATACTAAAAGACCATAGTGGTAGGTTTGCTTTCAAGTAAATCTTACAAATTAGCAAAATATGGACTAATTACTAGTGGTATCTAGTGTTATCGGTAGTGTTAATGGTATCTAGTGATATCTGCTGTTATCTTGATTAACTATCTTTAAAAACCATTAGGAAGGACTCAGTTCCTGCAGTTTGTCAGCTCCTGTACAtagaactggaaaagaaaagacgCCATCTACTGGAGAATACCTGAAAGCAGAAATCTTGGTGCTTCTGTAGATGCCTTTTTTTAGGATGCATTGCAAATAGGTAGATAGGAGGCATCCTGCGTACAAAGAGGCTATTAGTTGGGAAGATGTTTCCATTAAGCTCAGAGTACCAGAATTACTTATGAATCTGATTTATGAATCAGAATTGCTTATGCTTATCTGATCAATAAAGTCCCCCCCCTGGTAACTGCAAGACTAAAAAGGGTACTTTAGCCAAGCCTCTGTGATAAGGCAttaataaaagtaatttctgtaGTTAAAAGATTAAAGATACATTAAAAGATACAACAATCTTTCTGTTAGTGTCAGTCACTTTCTAAAGGCTAAAAGTTGCGTAAGCACAAAGACAGGATTCCTGGTTATAACAGGAATGGTTATAATTCCTGGTTATAACGCTCTCCTGATGAAGTTTGCATTGGATTTTTCTGAATAGATCAGTTTTCTGAATTGTTTAACTTCAAACAATACTAATTGCTCTGTGTTAGTACTAACACCTATAGAATTATACATGTTGTGCCGCCTCAAGTCCTGGTTTCATCttgttttaatatgaaatgGTGGGAATGATAGCTTCGCAGTTTTATGTAACATTAGAGCACCAGCAACTTCTTGTTCCAAACCATAGACAGTATCTGCATCACTTTGTTATAGGCAGAAAATACACTGTTACATTTCAGTAGCTAAAACTCTCCGTTATGCCCagtatttctcttctttatttttctttccatcttttcgAGGTTGGTCTGAGATTGTGGTTTGCCACGAAGTACAAGGTGAATGAAAGCTGAGTTGGTTCTTCTGGTGTTGAAGTTTCtgtgttgaaatatttttggttttgtgacTGCTAAAATCAACATTCTCAGCTTTGTATAAGCAAAGCTAATAAAAACGAGCAAAAGATGCTCCTAGTATACCTTGTAAATGATCAAGAACTAATCAGCTTGTCTCTCACAGGTTTTGGAGACCTACATGTTTCACTCTTTTCTTAAAGCCCGCTTGAACAGGAAGATGGATGCTTTTGCTCGACTTGAGCTGAGTACCCAGTCTGAAGAAGACAGGTGATGCTTTCTCATTTCTTATTGTGTTTTTGAACCTTATCTTGGTGTCAGTGATAAAAGTCCTTTTGACTCTATTGGTATGAGATCAGGTTATCTATGAATAAGACAGTGACTAACTGATAGGCTGTTTTATTAAGCTTGCTGTGAAAGAGTGATGTAAATGTGTCCAGTCACGGCTGTTGGAATTGTAAATTAACACAATAATTGTAACTTAATactgtaaaacaacaacaaaaataatcaagtaGTCATTTAGTGTGTATGTATACAGAGTTGTAAAactaattacatttaaaattatttctctcaGGTTAAACTTGATGTTTCGTATCCCAAGAAGAATGACTACGGAGAAAATGGCTTCTAAACAAATGAATTCACAGTCCGTGATGAATAGGCGTATGGTTATCAGTATGCCTGATCTGCAAGATATCAAGCTGCCAGAAATCCCCCCTAGAAATTCCTCGTTTCGAAGAGTAGAAACAGGCATTGGTAAGGGAAGAATGTGTCAAACAAATGCAGGGgcttttctgttgtctttatgGGTGACATCATTGAGGATTTCCACAGAAACAGGGTCAGATGCTAGAAAGAAATGGTGAGCTGGGGCCCATctgtgcttatatatatataaaaaaaacatcatatatattatatacatgcATGTATCATattatatatgaatatattatatatacatacatacataagtatatattatatatgaatatacaaattaaaatattatatattttctattacTGATGTTATCAGAACAGGGAATACTCTGATAATAAGGAGGATGTGCATTCAACGCATTTGTGTCCTTAGCACAACTGGaatttctttgtattatttATAGTACTGCTGGTTGTGAAGATACTCACACTTTTACTCGCTGCTTACGCTAATCAGTGtaccttctttttttgtttttagctctGAAAATGCCCCCCAAATCAGTCAGTACCTTCAAAATCCCAGAAATTCACTTTCCTCTGATGTACCAGTGCGTTCACTCCTACTATACAGAATTCTTCAACCATCTCAGCAAAGCTATAAATACCTTACCACCTGACAAGTCAGCATTGCTGGCAAGGTACTTCTACCTCCGGGGACTTATTAGCTTGATGCAAGGGAAACTACTAAATGCACTTTCTGACTTTCAGAACCTAGATAAAACAGACTTAAGAATTTTTCCTACTGATCTTGTAAGAAAGATTGTGGAAACCATGCCTCCTTCTGAGCGTTTTCAAGCAGACCGCAAGCCTGAGCTGAAGAGGCTGATAAGTCGAgtgatggaaaaacaaagggaagTTACAAAAATAGATGACCACGTAAAAAATTTTGCCTTGCCAAAAACACACATGCAACTGGATGATTTTGTGAAGCGAATCCAGGAATCTGGGATTGTCAGAGACAAAGACACTATACATCGGTTGTTTGATGCCTTAACAGTAGGTGGgtagaaaatgcatttgtatgGATCATCTGCATTGAGACAATGACAATTTAACAATAAAGACAAGGAATCCACTTACGTGCACACAGCGTATGGTTTTCCAGATTGTGTAGATGGGgtagttttgcttgttttgtgaTCTGATGGCGTGCAGTTTTGCTTTGGCTTAGATGAGTAAAGTGAATACAAGGCTGTCCTAATTGCCAATGGAAAATAACTCTATTACAAAATCACTAGGTAGCCTGGCAAGGTGGCAGACTGTTAAAAGCACCTAGCAAATTCCGCAATTCAAGTAGCTACAGATTAAATTCCTCCTGGATGGTCATTGTAGCAAAAGGAGAGGTTACTTCTATGTTTGAGAGAACTTTCTTACCTCCTGAATGAGATCTGAGTCTTGTGACAGATTTCTAAAAACAGTTTGAGAGTGCTTTTATAAAACACTATGCAGTTCTTTCTGCACCTAGTTACTGCAGTAACTGTTACATTTTGCGCCACAAAGGATTAAATGTTGGTCAAAGTAGCAAGACTTTCTGAAGCCAAAGGTAGCATACATCTAGCAAGAACTTGTTTGACTCTGCTGCCCAAACCCACTTGAATTCTtagaataattaaatatttggaaTAACTGTTGCTGAAGTCTTTAATTGCTGTAAGCCTAGCTTTTATCCCAGGTTGTTAAGTATGTAGCATAGTAACACAGTATAGGATAAAGAACTGGAatgtaataatgaaaaatattcagttcaGTAGGGAATTACAAATCCGTTTCCAttggctgacttttttttttttttgacatgaatttaaagaaaagaaataatggtaCAGTGTTTAGTGCTTCCCTCCATAGAAGGAAGCATGGAACCAGGGACACAGGCTAACTACAGAGGAATCTTTGTATCTCAGGAAGGATTTTGTCTCTGAACTGTTTTCcaggccttttttttaaaaaaaaaatctaaatctttaaatctttttaaaaatctaaatcttcAGATCTTAATCTCTaaatctttaaatctttttttctttaaatcttaaATCTAAATCTTTTAAATCTGAATCTTTAAAGCTATCTTCCTGTTTAAATCTGTATAATAGTTTCTCACAGTAACCagctttctggtttttttttttttttttttttttttaggacatcAGAAACAAATTGATCCCGAAACGTTCAGAGATTTCTACAACTACTGGAAAGAAACTGAAGCAGAAGCTCAAGAAGTGAATCTGCCACCAGCAGTAATAGAGCATCTAGATAAAAACGAATGTGTCTACAAGTTGTCTTGCTCAGTTAAAACTAACTACGGTGTAGGAAAAATAGCACTGACCCAAAAGCGCTTGTTCCTTTTGACTGAAGGAGGACGTCCTGGCTATGTCCATATTGCTGCTTTCAGGGACATAGAGGTGAGCATCGAGGAATTTCTCTTGCATGATCCTGGGTCACAAGTCACGTTCCATTCTGCTAAGAGATTTGCCTCAACCTGACTGTTTCAGTAAGGGTTGTAGGAAACACCTCTGATATCAGTAACTTACAAGCGATCAGATAAAATTCTGGGTCTTCAGGCCAAGAATTGCAGGGTTGAGGTGTGCTGGGCGCTAAGATGGCATGGTACAAAAACCTGGAGCCTGTAACCTCTAGATTTACAGAAAGATGCAAAGCACGGCATGTGGGATATAGAGCTAGAGGTGTGTAAAAACACAAGTCTTAAATTTGCCTGTGGTGTCAGGTAGCCAGTGTGTATCCTCTGTATAACGAAGTCTGTGCAATGGTGTtggaaatgaacattttcataaaaCCTGATCAGCGACCATCTCTGCTTAATGGTGTTGTATGAGCAATGGAAATGATGAATTGTAGTGAAAATAGAGGAAGTTGCCCTGTAGAATGAGTGCTGCACCTCACCCGTGCCTGCGCGGTACATcttccttgcttgctttctttccaggATGTGAAGGTCACAACCGTAGCTttccttcttttgaaaatacctACTCTGAGGATTGCAACAAGATCTAAAAAAGAAGTCTTTGAAGCTAACCTTAAAACAGAGTGTGATCTCTGGCACCTGATAGTGAAAGAAATGTGGGCTGGGAAGAAAATGGCAGACGATCACAAGGTATAAATTTGGGCATATCTAACTGAATAAGGGCGTGTTTTCTCTGCTCTAAATTATTCATGTATCAGTCTTGGAATTTCTAGGTTTCAGCACATGACAGCTAAGTAATAAGCTGTTGTTTCTGATGTTTCTTCTAAATATGGTACATCTGGAATACTACCAAAAAAAGTGAAgttatgtttaaaaattaatcttttctgtTCCATTAGCCTGGACCTCTTTGTTTAGTCACCGGTTTGGGAAATAGTTTCATAGTTTAAACTTAAAACATGAGAGTTTTGATCCCAAAAGAAAGCTTCCTACACCTTGCTTCCCTTAAAAAGTATAATACAGAGAAAGATTTTTGCTGTGCTGGAACCTTGGTGGTTGTGGATCCCTCTGAATAAATAGAGCAAGATGCTTTCTTCTGCCACAGAAACCTTGAGAAAAAGGATCACACAAACATGGTTTCTATCTAAAATACCAAATTCTCCATCAGTGATGAGTTTAATAGTGCAAATGTATCTTGGTGTTTCTCCAGGAAGGATTTGGATCATTTTAGCTGAGATCAAGAGTAACGCACTTCTCTTCTGTGCAGAGAGGTCCAGGCTGAAAATTGGTATCTATCCTGTCCGTGCTGCGTGTTTTCCATCAGTGCAATTCACGTGGTTTCGTTTGCACATCCTGAGTCAGAACTGTGCCAGACCTGAAATAACTTCTTTCGGTGCAATGAGTTAAAAGTAGCTCTTGTTTCCCTGCTCCGTGCCCTTGCTTGGGGGTGAAACGGGATGCAGGAGTGGGGTTTGAAATGGGGTTTGACTGCACTTAGCATGGGCTGTGCTCCAGGGACGCAACTAGCTGGCGCTTGTGCTGAGCGTGGTGTGCATTGTGATGGTTGAACGTGGAGACTTGTGAAAATAACGATAAACTACAATAAGATTTTTGTCTTTAGGATCCTCAGTATATTCAGCAGGCGCTGACAAACGTTCTCCTGATGGATGCTGTGGTTGGCGCGCTGCAGTCCTCCAAAAGCATATACGCAGCCTCTAAGCTGTCATATTTTGACAGGATGAAAAATGAAGGTCAGTCACACAGCAGTACCACAAAGCCTGCTCTTGTCTCACCATCCACCTCAGCTTCTTCTGTTTACATTATGTTTTTCAAGCTCATTATCTGCAGAAATATAAGATGACGATAGTGAATAGCACTTGGTAGCCATAGTTTGTTAAATtgtagctttatttatttattttgctcctATGCATCACAGCCTTAGTTTGTATGTCTGTATCCATGTAGGCTGCtggatttttgtttcagttctttATTACTTGGGTGCTGTATGCGTGCTTCTCTTACCAGAATTCGTACAAATACTCTTTGGGCTTTCATGGTCAGCTAAAGttagagagaaacaaaaatgaaaaataataattttaattttactaaGTGGTGCAGAATTATTCTTTCATAAGAATTACAGATCTACTTCAGGCTTAAGTATGCACTTTGTAACCTTTTACAACTCTATTTCAGTGCCCATGATGGTCCCCAAAACAACCTCAGAGACGTTAAAGCACAAGATCAACCCCTCAGCTGGTGAGACGTTTCCGCAAGCAATAGATGTCTTGCTTTATACTCCAGGTGAGGTGATGAATTTCTCTGTGTTAGCTTTAATTAGCCTATAAAGCAGGTTATCTCCCAGCACCTGGTATTACGACTGCCTGATTCTGTTCGCATTCTGACAGCCTTTGGTTGCGTATAGAatactaaaacagaaaaatcattaaaacagAACAGTAATATTGCATATTAAGATACTCCAAGGTATACTTTCAAAGTTGTAATTTGCTTCcctatgtgtgtatgtgttatAATAGCCTTCAATTATGTGTTAATGCGCTGATTTCCCATTAAGACTTCCACCTCATTTATTGAGCAGTGGAAGAAGGATGCTCCACTACTGATCAATATTCATTCACCGTTCCTTTTTATCATCTAGCAGAGTCATATGGGGGTGTTTTGTGGAACCGCAGTGCAGGGAATAGTGTACTACCTCTTGAAATCCCAGACAGATCGATATTCCTGTGGCTCTCACTGCATCCCGTGTGATCCCACGTCTAATTCATTGAACGTGATTTAAGTCCACTCCTGAAGAATGCTTTATCATGTTTCAAAAAGTATATCAAAAAAAGCGTATCAAAAGTTTGATAGTTGGCAAATTTGTACCTCACTGATTCAAAACgtgctggggaaaaaagaagttaaGGACAAAAGCCTCATATCATTTCAGATGCTTAATTTGGGTTGTCATGGATCTGATTTTTCAGAGCAGTCATATTCCACTTCTTAATGAGACTTGAATATAAATTCAGCTGTGCACCTCAGGTTTAACATCTGGATGTGAGGAGTGTGCTGTACATGAGAAGTTCTGGATTAAATGACTTAATTGTGTGTTCTGGTTCAGGAGCACTAAGAATTCCCTAGAGATCCTAACTTCTGCCtcactcactgcatgcatttaGCCAGAAAGTGGAGGAGAAATCCTAGAAATAACTCTTTGCTGCAAGGTCCTGATCTAATTCAAAAGCAAATCTGTACAGTGCAGGACATCTAGCAGTGATCTGTGAGAGACAAAGTATGTGATCATACatgtaaacacagaaaaaaacaggcatGTATCTGAGGCTGTTCACAGTGGGTGTGAATGTGGGAAGTGGAGCTACTAATTCTGGGTTAACTTCATAACCTTCCTAGTCTTCTGATGCAAATTCACGTTTAATTCCTAATATTTGAGCAATTTGAGACAGAAGTCAATTTCACAGTTAAGGAAGTGGGCAGGAGGAACTGTGCATATGGTGGTGGTGAGGGCATGGttgtgcttttctctctttgtagTGCGAAGCTTCTAAATGGAGCTCTCATGTTGGGGCAGATGGAGTGAATGgctttatgattttatttcGTAGGGCTTAAAAGCCTCCCTGCAACCCCAGTTAGCTAAGCACTTAGTCGTCAGTGAAAAAGGTTCTCTCTGCTCCGAATAGCATCGAAGTGTGAGATTACACCATCAGGTGGGCTCAACAGATAGATGAGGAGCACAAATTCATCGTGAACTGTGTCATCGGATTCATCAACTGGAGATATAAGTGCCAGAACACAGGTGTACTTTGTTAGAAAGTTGCTCTGCCTAACCtaatgctgttttttccctgtgtctccaaaaatggtttattttcttctctgttttgtttctagGGCATCTTGACTCTACAGAAAGACCCGACAGTGCTCACCCGAAACTCTGGTGTGCTTTAAACGAGGGGAAGGTGGTGGTCTTTGATGCGTCTACCTGGTCTATCCAACAGCACTGCTTCAGAATGGGCCGCTGCAGGCTGGTGAGACTAACACGTATCACGACTGCTGCTTCAGCTTGCTTTTCCTGTTGCTAGAACCTGTGTGACCCTGAATCGTGGGCTAGGCCACGCTGTTACTCATTAAAAGTTGTGGGAGGACATCCAAGTTGCTTGTGCTACGGTCAGCTTGGAGAAAGGGAAGCTTttaaggaaaagggagaggagaggaaatggATTTATACTGAAACAACTCAACTGGTAGGAAGTGATGGATTGAGTGTTGGTCAGGTGTGCTGCGCTAGTGGCGTGGGCTCTtggggcagggaggctgctTTGAAACAGCTTGAGTGGAGAGAATCTACATAAAGAGAAGCTGAGGAGAGCCTGAAGAGTACATGGAAAGTCACCTGCGCTGAAGAACTGGAAACTGGTGCAAGGAAACCAGTGGATGATTTCGTAAGAGACAGAACAGTCAAAAAGAAGATGACTCTAACAACAGATTAAGGAGATGCTTGACTTGAAACAAGTAACTTGAAAGGGAGAGGATAACAACAGGGAGAGCTAAATCAGGTTTGGGACTGAGTGAAAAACGTGCAGAAGAAAGCCAACAAGCAGCAAAGGATTTGGGCAGGGGACTTGCATGGAAGTTGAGAAACATCTTTGTGGATAAATgtgggagaaagggaaaagtaaagctgatggtgaggggctgggggtgaaggaaaaatagaaaaaaagtagagaaaaagtagaaaagtagAAATTTAGGGGACGAGTTGAATGCCAGCATgttctggagaagaggagggaagtTTGGAACTTATGGGACTTGGGAGggagagaaattaaaagtttCTGAATGGGGGAAGGATGTTCCAGAGACAGTAGTGATATTTTCAGAGGCACCACTTCTACCTAAAGTGGGAAGTATGTTTATATCAGATGGCTAGTGCAGCTTCTAATCCAGAGGACAGAAATACACTAACCTCTGTGGTTTCCCCTGGCACCATCTGTAACTTTTACTTTGTGTAAGCCAGGAAACACGGCTTTGAGTCAATAACCAAGATACATTATTAATCCTAATTACTGAAGGTTAAACTTGGCAGAGATCtgtcccttctctctctcttctttctttctctctcccctcttctCCAGCAGAGCAAGGGATAGAATACTGGAGTGCTGAGTCTTGATCTTGTTACAGTTTTATGGTAATTACTGTAACTCTTAATGCACCATTTTTCCATGTTACATTCAAAAGTGTTCTTCTTCTGAATTGTGTTTAATcctgctttttctcccccagaCTTGTATGGTGATGGTAGAACAGAGTCAAGTGTGGATCGGCTCTCAAGACTCCATTATTTATATAATCAACACCCACAGTATGTCCTGTAATAAGCAGCTAAATGATCATCGTTCTGATATTACAGACATCATTGTGGAGAAGAAGAACGGGATACCCAGGTATATCTAATTacactgttttttcttaaaatacgTTTACAATCAAAAGTGAAAGACTGGAAGAGTCGTGGACGTAAGGAGAATCTTCCTGTGGTTAAATACAAAGCCATTTTATGTAGCTAGAAAAGTATTCCTCAGTCTGGGCAACTTCAGCCTGCAGTGAGCAGAGGACCAGTTAAATGTCTAAGTGACGCAGTGTGGTGCGTTAATTATTCGActgaagcaaaaccaaaaaattaaCTTTGCTCAAGGAAAAAGAGCGTAGAGGAAACCAGTGGCTGATTTTCTGAGATGTTGGAAGGAAAGAGCCttacagagagatctggacaaattagGGGGCTGGGCAGTCACCAACTGtctgaagtttaacaagagcaagggtcagattctgcacctgggaaggggctaCCATGAATATATGTACAAACTGGGGGATGAGATGCCGGTGAGCAGCCCCTCAGAAAGGGATTTGGGGATGTGGTCAATGACAAGCTGAATGTGTCAAAAATCTTAATCAAAAGTCCTAACAGGCAACAATGTTCAGGAGGATTATGGGGGATGTTTTTGTTGCACTTAACTCCTCAAGCATGATGTAATCGATGCTCTAGTTCACTTTGAGGTCTGAATTATACTGCAGCGTTTCAAGTGATACAAAGTCTTTAGAGTATGGTCTtagaagaagacaaaaatatatcTCTGTGCTGGAATACTTCAGTTCCAAGAGGAGACAAGCAGCTTGAAAGATGGATGCTTGGCTGCAACACTGTTGGTTGCTTAAATACGCTTTCACTACAAGGATCGAATTGGATGCTTCAGAATGGGATCCCAAGCCCTTGTGACGAGCAAAGTGCCTACACAAAATGCAGCTGTCTAGAGCCAGCTACGTAGGGTGTagtgagggaaggaggaaagtgTAGGTCTTTCCTTAGGCATCTTGGTGGGAATAGGATGATGGGATGGACGTGCTCTTGTTCTTTCAAGGCTCTGGTCACTGTTTCAAATAATTGAACGAGGCTGAGCGTTCACTGCTAACATGATTTGTGTCTGGCTTTGAAGCCCCTTGGGCTTCCAGTCTATgaagtgaaaaatgttaatttggcTTAGTGTAAAATATGCTATTTCGCCAGTAAGCCTCTTCTGTTTATGAATTCTGCTTTGAACATGAATGCACACTgtgctattattattaattttttgtcTGTACCAACAGTGAAGCATACTCGAGCAGCTTAGATGGAACGGTGATTGCTTGGAACATCAGCACTCTGAAAGTTAACCGTGCGTTTCAGCTGCCCTGCCAGAACCTCACTTCCATCAAACTTCATAACGACCAGCTGTGGTGCTGTAAGTTCATTACTCAAacaattaacctttttttttttttaaatcttcagaCAATACGCTGTTTTATTAGGCAGAACAACCCATTAATCTCAAACACTGACTTTTCTGTATGTGATATTCTTTCCACTTGGTCTGTTTAAGCAGTCTTCAGCAGGTGAGGCTTCCAAAACACTTACATAGTTGGATCTTTCCTAAAGGTATTGCCCCTGCTGCAGGATATGACTTCTCGCTA is from Anser cygnoides isolate HZ-2024a breed goose chromosome 2, Taihu_goose_T2T_genome, whole genome shotgun sequence and encodes:
- the DENND3 gene encoding DENN domain-containing protein 3, with product MEDVLPSGLLEVCLMVGVPKERLRALLQDTQRKPQNFLPLDPEVLSVFVPPFISRDDIHMANTSANNLNRSKRRSFRKKKEKPKFENIKSVNGEQKAPDTEDITVPKDVDLIGLPQLCFPGGLYVTSESKEDQIHFLVFTDVCGNRTYGVVAQYYQPMQGGCISSNGQPHWESARTEKKSDCFVPLAICVISRYPYFNALKDCLSCLLVQLRPFKDLDVDDHIKEFAAKLFLIPSPPPGPLHLVFNMKPLQIIIPSREDPDSPVIDLDLHLPLLCFKPKRVLQILTCILTEQRIVFFSSDWALLTLVAECFMLYLHPLQWQHTFVPILSRHMLDFVMAPTSFLMGCHIDHFEEVSTETEDLILINIDNGNIARSKMDEEEPEIPDVPAQAAETFIKRVEGLQLHYDLELCRLRASTDLGELQMRRRAWQQKLNTEVQQMTLQLIVNIFREVKDHLNYEHRVFNSEEFLKTRAVGDQPFYRKVLETYMFHSFLKARLNRKMDAFARLELSTQSEEDRLNLMFRIPRRMTTEKMASKQMNSQSVMNRRMVISMPDLQDIKLPEIPPRNSSFRRVETGIALKMPPKSVSTFKIPEIHFPLMYQCVHSYYTEFFNHLSKAINTLPPDKSALLARYFYLRGLISLMQGKLLNALSDFQNLDKTDLRIFPTDLVRKIVETMPPSERFQADRKPELKRLISRVMEKQREVTKIDDHVKNFALPKTHMQLDDFVKRIQESGIVRDKDTIHRLFDALTVGHQKQIDPETFRDFYNYWKETEAEAQEVNLPPAVIEHLDKNECVYKLSCSVKTNYGVGKIALTQKRLFLLTEGGRPGYVHIAAFRDIEDVKVTTVAFLLLKIPTLRIATRSKKEVFEANLKTECDLWHLIVKEMWAGKKMADDHKDPQYIQQALTNVLLMDAVVGALQSSKSIYAASKLSYFDRMKNEVPMMVPKTTSETLKHKINPSAGETFPQAIDVLLYTPGHLDSTERPDSAHPKLWCALNEGKVVVFDASTWSIQQHCFRMGRCRLTCMVMVEQSQVWIGSQDSIIYIINTHSMSCNKQLNDHRSDITDIIVEKKNGIPSEAYSSSLDGTVIAWNISTLKVNRAFQLPCQNLTSIKLHNDQLWCCTGSCILVVSTYEFRLQMKIDYHLKDLRSYFLCFQLFPERNEVWASYSGSSDLYIWNTKDFTSMPQKIHLQDCSEITCMIQVKNQLWVGSSGTSQGKTKGKIYVISAEKKTVEKELVGHADTVRALCSAEDRYVLSGAGKEEGKIAIWKVE